A window from Zingiber officinale cultivar Zhangliang chromosome 7A, Zo_v1.1, whole genome shotgun sequence encodes these proteins:
- the LOC122002597 gene encoding 14-3-3-like protein B isoform X1, with product MASQKERDDFVYIAKIAEQAERYDEMVDAMKKVANLDVELTVEERNLLSVGYKNVIGARRASWRILSSIEQKEEAKGNENHVKNIKDYRHKVETELSNICTDIISLIDEHLIPSASAGETSVFYHKMKADYYRYLAEFKAGGDKKEAAEQSFKSYEAATKAAESDLPPTHPIRLGLALNFSVFYYEIMNSPERACQLAKQAFDEAISELDTLSEESYKDSTLIMQLLRDNLTLWTSDVLEDGAATEDGTKENHGKPAAPEEAE from the exons ATGGCGTCCCAGAAGGAGCGAGATGACTTCGTGTACATCGCCAAGATCGCTGAGCAAGCCGAGCGCTACGATG AGATGGTAGATGCTATGAAGAAGGTTGCGAATCTCGACGTCGAGCTCACTGTGGAGGAGCGGAACCTGCTCTCGGTGGGCTATAAGAATGTGATCGGTGCAAGGAGGGCTTCTTGGAGAATCCTCTCCTCCATCGAGCAGAAGGAAGAGGCGAAGGGGAACGAGAACCACGTGAAGAACATCAAGGACTACCGGCATAAGGTGGAGACGGAGCTTTCGAATATTTGCACCGATATTATTTCCCTGATCGATGAGCACCTCATCCCCTCAGCTTCGGCCGGCGAAACATCTGTATTCTACCACAAGAT GAAGGCCGATTACTATCGTTACCTGGCAGAGTTCAAAGCTGGAGGCGATAAAAAAGAAGCTGCAGAGCAGTCCTTCAAATCGTATGAG GCTGCCACAAAAGCAGCTGAGTCGGACCTTCCTCCTACTCATCCGATTCGATTAGGGTTGGCACTGAATTTCTCTGTTTTCTATTATGAAATCATGAACTCACCTGAACG GGCTTGCCAACTTGCAAAACAAGCTTTTGATGAAGCTATCTCCGAGCTTGATACACTGAGTGAAGAATCATACAAGGATAGCACTTTGATCATGCAACTATTGAGGGATAATCTTACTTTGTGGACTTCCGATGTCCTTGAAGATGGAG CAGCAACTGAAGACGGTACAAAGGAAAACCATGGGAAGCCTGCTGCACCTGAAGAGGCAGAG TGA
- the LOC122002597 gene encoding 14-3-3-like protein B isoform X2: protein MASQKERDDFVYIAKIAEQAERYDEMVDAMKKVANLDVELTVEERNLLSVGYKNVIGARRASWRILSSIEQKEEAKGNENHVKNIKDYRHKVETELSNICTDIISLIDEHLIPSASAGETSVFYHKMKADYYRYLAEFKAGGDKKEAAEQSFKSYEAATKAAESDLPPTHPIRLGLALNFSVFYYEIMNSPERACQLAKQAFDEAISELDTLSEESYKDSTLIMQLLRDNLTLWTSDVLEDGATEDGTKENHGKPAAPEEAE, encoded by the exons ATGGCGTCCCAGAAGGAGCGAGATGACTTCGTGTACATCGCCAAGATCGCTGAGCAAGCCGAGCGCTACGATG AGATGGTAGATGCTATGAAGAAGGTTGCGAATCTCGACGTCGAGCTCACTGTGGAGGAGCGGAACCTGCTCTCGGTGGGCTATAAGAATGTGATCGGTGCAAGGAGGGCTTCTTGGAGAATCCTCTCCTCCATCGAGCAGAAGGAAGAGGCGAAGGGGAACGAGAACCACGTGAAGAACATCAAGGACTACCGGCATAAGGTGGAGACGGAGCTTTCGAATATTTGCACCGATATTATTTCCCTGATCGATGAGCACCTCATCCCCTCAGCTTCGGCCGGCGAAACATCTGTATTCTACCACAAGAT GAAGGCCGATTACTATCGTTACCTGGCAGAGTTCAAAGCTGGAGGCGATAAAAAAGAAGCTGCAGAGCAGTCCTTCAAATCGTATGAG GCTGCCACAAAAGCAGCTGAGTCGGACCTTCCTCCTACTCATCCGATTCGATTAGGGTTGGCACTGAATTTCTCTGTTTTCTATTATGAAATCATGAACTCACCTGAACG GGCTTGCCAACTTGCAAAACAAGCTTTTGATGAAGCTATCTCCGAGCTTGATACACTGAGTGAAGAATCATACAAGGATAGCACTTTGATCATGCAACTATTGAGGGATAATCTTACTTTGTGGACTTCCGATGTCCTTGAAGATGGAG CAACTGAAGACGGTACAAAGGAAAACCATGGGAAGCCTGCTGCACCTGAAGAGGCAGAG TGA